The proteins below are encoded in one region of Reichenbachiella sp. 5M10:
- the panB gene encoding 3-methyl-2-oxobutanoate hydroxymethyltransferase has product MSVYNPDIKRVTTHQLQEMKNRGEKISMLTAYDFSMARILDQAGIDVLLVGDSASNVMAGNETTLPITLDQMIYHAQGVVRAINRAFVVVDLPFGSYQGNSRQALESAIRIMKESGAHSVKLEGGAEVRESIERVLTAGVPVMGHLGLTPQSIYKFGTYSVRAKEEEEAEKLISDAKVLEECGCYAIVLEKIPSKLAKRVAETVSIPIIGIGAGPDVDGQVLVVHDMLGITQEFQPRFLRQYADISKAMREATENYIKDVKAKSFPNEKESY; this is encoded by the coding sequence ATGTCTGTATACAACCCTGATATCAAGCGCGTCACGACGCATCAATTGCAAGAAATGAAAAATCGTGGAGAGAAAATCTCCATGCTTACGGCCTATGATTTTTCGATGGCGCGGATCCTAGATCAAGCAGGGATCGATGTACTGCTCGTCGGGGACTCAGCGTCTAATGTCATGGCGGGTAACGAAACTACCCTGCCGATCACGCTGGATCAGATGATCTATCATGCGCAGGGAGTCGTTAGGGCCATCAATAGGGCCTTTGTGGTGGTGGATTTGCCATTCGGTAGTTACCAGGGCAACTCCCGTCAGGCACTCGAATCAGCGATTCGTATCATGAAAGAATCTGGTGCACATAGTGTCAAGCTCGAAGGAGGAGCGGAGGTACGAGAGAGTATTGAGCGTGTATTGACAGCAGGTGTGCCTGTGATGGGACACTTGGGACTGACACCACAGTCGATTTACAAGTTCGGGACCTATAGTGTGAGAGCCAAGGAGGAAGAGGAGGCTGAGAAGCTGATCTCAGATGCCAAGGTACTTGAAGAATGTGGATGCTATGCGATCGTTTTAGAGAAAATACCGAGCAAACTGGCCAAGCGAGTAGCAGAGACAGTGTCCATTCCGATCATAGGGATAGGTGCTGGGCCTGATGTAGACGGGCAGGTACTGGTCGTGCACGACATGCTAGGGATCACACAGGAGTTTCAGCCAAGGTTTCTGCGCCAGTATGCTGACATCAGCAAAGCCATGCGTGAAGCCACCGAAAACTATATCAAAGACGTCAAAGCCAAGAGTTTCCCCAATGAAAAGGAGAGTTATTGA